TGTACACGACGCCGTCGCGTCCGAGGCCGACTGTCTGGTCGGATGCCGCGAGGTACGCCTGGGCGTTGGCGATCGTCGACGCGTAGAGAGAAATGGGGGCGACCTCGGCGGCCTGGGCGCGCGGGCTCGTGGCCGTCATCGGTCCGATGTACGCGACGCCGAATCCGAGAACGGCCAGCACGGCGAATCCGCTCATGACGCCGCGTCGGCGCGACCACTTCGCCGTGGGGGCAGGCGGACGCACGCGACGCGGGGAAACCTGATTTCTCCGCGCGGCGCGCGTCTCGGGAACATCGACGCGGGCGGGCGTCGATTCGGCGTCGGCAGTCACAGTCCTCCGATTCTAGCGCGCTGCTCCGAGCCCGCCAGGCTGTCCTGATCAGACGACGGCGAGCATGACCTCGACGGTGGCGTCCAGGACAGCGTCCACCTGCGCCTCGCTGTAGCCCCGCCGCTGCATCCGGAAAGCGACCGAACGCACCTGGTCGACGGTCACCGGTTCGCCGCTCTCGAGGAAGCGTGCGATCTTGTCGGCGACCAGATCGACCTCGTCGACCCGGTAGCCGAAGCGCAGCATTCCGACGCGGCGGAAGCGACGGCCCTTGGGGCGGGTGAGGCGATCCAGCACCTCCTGGGCCAGCTTGCGCGACTGTCCCACCCATGCTCGTGCGCCGCGACGAGACAGTGCCTGTTCGCGTTCGCGGGCGGCGAACGCGTCTTCGATGCGGCTGAGAGCAGCATCGACCGCGACCACCTGGTATCCACGCCGCACGAGCGGAAACGCGGCCGTGCGGACGGCGGCCGCATCGATGTCTGTCGACTGCCCCGACTCGAACGCCGCGCGGGCGCGGGCCAGGAAATCGTCGACGGCATCGGGACGATAGCCGCGGGTGCGGCCGGACGTCAGCGGGAACGGCGGCGCGCTCGTCGCGACGGCGTCGTTCATGAGACCACCAGAGGAGAGAAGAGGAAATAGAGAGCCAGAGCGGCGGCAGCCGAGGGCAGGATCGAGTCCAGCCGATCAAGCACGCCGCCGTGGCCCGGCAGCCATGAACTCATGTCTTTGATGCCCAGATCGCGCTTGATCATCGACTCGCCGAGGTCACCGACGGTCGCACACCCCAAGATGAGCAGCCCGAAGACCACGCCGGCCCACCAGGGGATGCCGAGGACGAACAGTGCCCACAGGACGGAGGCGATGAGAGTCGCCAGGGCTCCCCCGGCGAACCCCTCCCATGTCTTCTTCGGGCTGATCCGCGGCGCCATCGGGTGC
The DNA window shown above is from Microbacterium laevaniformans and carries:
- a CDS encoding DivIVA domain-containing protein — translated: MNDAVATSAPPFPLTSGRTRGYRPDAVDDFLARARAAFESGQSTDIDAAAVRTAAFPLVRRGYQVVAVDAALSRIEDAFAAREREQALSRRGARAWVGQSRKLAQEVLDRLTRPKGRRFRRVGMLRFGYRVDEVDLVADKIARFLESGEPVTVDQVRSVAFRMQRRGYSEAQVDAVLDATVEVMLAVV